From a single Pseudobutyrivibrio xylanivorans genomic region:
- a CDS encoding glycosyltransferase family 2 protein: MNKPITTIIPFFNSDGTIATMLESILSGFVIPDEILLIDDGSDDSSPSIARDYSARYPFIKYIRQNHAGVSAARNLGIRYATSSWISFLDADDYIEKTMYEQMQAALTGDVSGCICGYFTEKDGISTEYTPDVDDFLSSDELLKAMFTDDNIRGFLFTRLFKAELIKDNAFRSDISLCEDLLFQTDLLTQNPNLKFVCVQAPLYHYVQNDYSVTNSLNVFNNGVFKYKPAFDEIKKLAPFDYVDESYTSILHYNMYCLLKNYRTGNKKNKAILSHIRNLQRELKSFPRNASSSCKQSLAFKYAPILYSYFMK, translated from the coding sequence ATGAATAAACCAATTACTACAATTATCCCATTTTTTAATAGCGATGGAACCATTGCCACAATGCTTGAAAGCATATTAAGTGGTTTCGTAATTCCTGATGAAATCCTGCTAATTGATGATGGTTCTGATGATTCATCTCCATCAATCGCGAGGGATTATTCTGCTCGCTATCCATTTATTAAATACATCAGACAAAATCATGCTGGCGTATCTGCTGCAAGAAATCTTGGAATCAGATATGCCACATCTTCCTGGATTAGCTTCCTAGATGCTGATGATTATATCGAAAAAACTATGTATGAGCAAATGCAAGCCGCATTGACTGGAGATGTGAGCGGGTGCATCTGCGGCTATTTCACCGAAAAGGATGGGATTTCAACCGAATATACGCCAGATGTCGACGATTTCCTTAGCTCCGATGAATTACTAAAGGCAATGTTCACTGATGATAACATCCGTGGTTTTCTTTTCACTAGGCTCTTCAAAGCAGAACTTATTAAAGATAACGCCTTTCGCTCAGATATCTCACTATGTGAGGACCTACTATTTCAAACGGATTTGCTAACCCAAAATCCAAATTTAAAATTTGTCTGTGTACAAGCGCCACTTTATCATTATGTGCAAAATGATTATTCTGTCACAAACAGCCTGAATGTTTTTAATAATGGTGTATTTAAATACAAACCTGCATTTGATGAAATCAAAAAGCTTGCACCATTTGATTACGTGGATGAGAGCTATACTTCTATTCTCCACTATAATATGTACTGTCTGCTGAAAAACTATAGAACTGGCAATAAAAAAAATAAAGCTATATTATCGCATATACGAAATTTACAACGGGAGTTAAAATCTTTCCCGCGAAATGCTAGTAGCTCTTGTAAACAATCTCTAGCTTTCAAATATGCTCCAATTCTTTATAGCTATTTTATGAAGTAA
- a CDS encoding glycosyltransferase family 2 protein: protein MNDVLLSVVIPVYNASEYLEECLTAVCNQTYRNLEIILVDDGSKDNSLAICKKFAMNDSRIKILTHPNKGVSATRNDGIEAATGEYIFFCDADDYPEEDLADNYVNAIERWGKKKYSFIVCGMFFDNKLNKNVKDKKNILEIAHGYVEGENYLMSRSSAAVLSWLKLFNFVTNKCYDLKLIRENNIRFDESINIGEDLKFNLDYLDHSPGYIGMINLALYHYVKRRDDSLSISYHISDLEDTKVIYRRFIDWESKQDGVNDDNILVLKGIFVNDWVSRLTAYYEEYGGRSASKLVRRKLQTELRSREFQTLLKEIRKGQKISRFRYLCLRTGNFEVFYFFRGIYQIMKG from the coding sequence ATGAACGATGTTTTACTGTCGGTAGTTATACCGGTTTACAATGCAAGTGAATATTTGGAAGAATGTCTCACGGCAGTATGTAACCAGACCTATAGGAATCTGGAAATTATTTTGGTGGACGATGGTTCCAAGGACAATTCTTTGGCAATCTGTAAGAAGTTTGCAATGAATGATTCCAGAATAAAGATTCTGACACACCCGAACAAGGGCGTGTCAGCAACACGAAATGACGGAATCGAGGCTGCTACTGGAGAATATATTTTTTTCTGTGATGCTGACGATTACCCGGAAGAGGATTTAGCAGATAATTATGTTAATGCCATTGAACGCTGGGGGAAGAAAAAGTACAGCTTCATTGTTTGCGGTATGTTTTTTGACAACAAGCTGAATAAGAATGTTAAGGATAAAAAAAATATTCTTGAGATTGCCCATGGTTATGTTGAGGGTGAGAATTATTTAATGTCTCGAAGCTCAGCGGCAGTTTTATCTTGGTTGAAATTATTCAACTTCGTTACCAACAAATGCTATGACTTGAAATTGATTAGAGAGAATAATATTCGATTCGATGAAAGCATTAATATTGGTGAAGATTTGAAGTTTAATTTGGACTATCTTGATCATTCACCAGGATACATAGGGATGATTAATCTTGCTTTATATCATTATGTAAAACGAAGGGATGACAGCCTTTCAATCTCTTATCACATAAGTGATTTGGAGGATACTAAAGTTATCTATAGGCGATTTATTGATTGGGAGTCAAAGCAGGATGGAGTTAACGATGATAATATTCTTGTATTAAAAGGAATATTTGTCAATGACTGGGTTAGTCGTCTAACAGCCTATTACGAGGAATATGGAGGTAGATCAGCTTCGAAGCTTGTCCGAAGGAAGTTACAAACTGAACTTAGAAGCAGAGAATTCCAGACATTGCTAAAGGAAATTCGAAAGGGGCAGAAGATAAGTCGATTTAGGTATCTGTGCCTTAGAACGGGTAACTTTGAAGTTTTCTATTTCTTTAGAGGAATTTATCAGATAATGAAGGGATAA
- a CDS encoding glycosyltransferase produces the protein MRKLAIIAPCILPVPASKGGAVEELITCIIDQNEISQSFAIDLYTIADFSCSNNYSFTNIIPIELNSFTAKIDRVSDKFYRTFSEGISAKRLYDKSIIKAFMEHWEPEDSYYAVIVENQMSTTAELLKATAGVRDFPIYFHMHNDVDVYRSPDYIRMLTAAGVQFIAVSNYIKKQIRKYDNNAVVEVLYNGIDFDAYKQTTRTADENVKFLYAGRIIPDKGVLELVKAFNLFLEQSPSEVADRATLDIIGFSEKLIPYEKKVLEEIKKNPSRISCQKRLSTSEMALRYNEYDAVIMPTIAEEPFGLVALETIAKGIPLITTNSGAIPEVVGDGALIVDKNSDIIHNLSKAICEFSTNINYRIETGKKGYNKARNDIEFNINSYYDRLVRIISSNKYICVSKVSVIVPAFNVEKYLKRCIESLINQTHSNLEIIIVDDGSTDYTGQLCDNYAAMDSRITVVHQENKGLSAARNAALDRVTGDYIFFVDSDDYIESSAISEMLEQATQSNSDVVACGFSHVFDDKPEILFTSTEPGFFSGRESVIQMMRNNNVCTVAWSKLYKSNLWDNIRFPEGHVHEDEATIYKVLYKAKLVRYMPNSLYKYYQRENSVMNAGLKGRCADFLSAIEERISFFKEQGDRQLVEHSVISLLEYIKYIYRNAEASDDEATKVSMEAKYRNIIGEYGAPGIAGAKKKIALLLWNYFKY, from the coding sequence ATGAGAAAACTAGCAATTATAGCACCATGCATACTTCCAGTGCCCGCCTCTAAAGGCGGGGCTGTGGAGGAGCTTATTACGTGCATCATCGATCAAAATGAAATATCCCAAAGCTTTGCAATTGATTTATATACAATTGCGGACTTTTCTTGTTCAAATAACTATTCTTTTACAAATATTATTCCAATAGAGTTAAACAGTTTTACAGCGAAGATTGATAGGGTTAGCGATAAGTTTTATCGCACTTTTAGTGAAGGTATAAGCGCGAAACGTTTGTATGATAAGTCTATTATTAAGGCATTTATGGAACATTGGGAACCGGAAGATTCTTATTATGCCGTTATAGTTGAAAATCAAATGTCAACTACGGCAGAGCTTTTGAAAGCAACTGCTGGTGTAAGGGATTTTCCTATTTATTTTCACATGCACAATGATGTGGATGTATACCGTTCGCCAGATTACATCAGGATGCTTACAGCTGCGGGAGTTCAATTTATTGCTGTAAGCAATTATATTAAAAAACAGATTCGCAAATACGATAATAATGCAGTTGTTGAAGTGCTTTACAATGGCATCGATTTTGATGCTTACAAACAGACTACTCGAACAGCTGATGAAAATGTAAAGTTTCTCTATGCGGGAAGGATAATTCCTGACAAGGGGGTCCTGGAACTTGTAAAGGCGTTTAATCTATTCTTAGAGCAGTCACCTTCGGAAGTCGCTGATAGAGCTACCTTGGATATCATTGGATTCTCTGAAAAGCTGATTCCTTACGAGAAAAAAGTCTTAGAAGAAATAAAGAAGAATCCATCTCGAATTTCTTGCCAAAAGAGGCTATCAACTAGTGAGATGGCTTTACGCTATAACGAGTATGATGCAGTAATTATGCCTACAATAGCAGAAGAACCATTTGGACTTGTTGCATTGGAGACTATAGCAAAGGGGATTCCACTTATTACAACCAATTCTGGAGCAATACCAGAAGTGGTAGGAGATGGGGCTCTTATTGTAGATAAGAATAGCGATATAATCCACAATTTGTCTAAAGCGATATGCGAATTTTCCACAAATATTAACTATCGTATAGAAACTGGCAAAAAAGGCTATAATAAGGCAAGAAATGATATAGAGTTTAACATCAATAGCTATTATGATAGATTAGTACGGATTATATCATCAAATAAGTATATCTGTGTATCAAAGGTATCGGTGATAGTTCCAGCTTTTAATGTGGAAAAATATTTGAAAAGATGCATTGAGTCGTTAATAAATCAGACACATAGCAATTTGGAGATTATTATTGTGGATGATGGCTCTACAGATTACACAGGACAGCTTTGCGACAACTATGCTGCAATGGATTCCAGAATCACGGTAGTTCATCAGGAGAACAAAGGGCTTTCGGCCGCTAGAAATGCAGCTCTTGATAGGGTGACAGGGGATTATATTTTCTTTGTGGATAGCGATGATTACATTGAATCGAGTGCTATCTCTGAAATGCTTGAGCAGGCAACTCAAAGTAATTCAGATGTGGTTGCGTGCGGATTCTCGCACGTATTTGATGATAAACCAGAGATACTTTTTACCAGTACTGAGCCAGGATTTTTCAGTGGAAGAGAAAGTGTCATTCAAATGATGCGTAACAATAATGTTTGTACAGTGGCCTGGAGCAAGTTATACAAGTCAAATCTTTGGGACAATATAAGATTCCCAGAGGGACATGTTCACGAAGATGAGGCTACGATATACAAGGTACTTTATAAAGCAAAGCTTGTTCGGTACATGCCAAATAGTCTGTACAAATACTATCAGCGCGAAAACAGTGTTATGAATGCAGGACTCAAAGGAAGATGTGCTGACTTTCTTAGTGCCATAGAAGAGCGCATTTCTTTTTTTAAAGAGCAGGGCGACAGGCAGTTGGTTGAACACAGCGTTATTTCGTTGCTGGAATATATTAAATACATTTATAGAAATGCGGAGGCCTCCGATGATGAAGCTACTAAAGTTTCCATGGAAGCCAAATATAGAAATATCATAGGGGAATATGGAGCACCAGGGATTGCTGGTGCGAAGAAAAAAATAGCTCTGTTACTTTGGAACTATTTTAAGTACTAG
- a CDS encoding glycosyltransferase family 4 protein, with the protein MKIAMIGHKRIPSREGGIEIVVEELATKMVEEGHDVYVYNRAGHHVSGAENDVQVGKMYKGIHIITVPTSEKKSLNATIYSILATLHAVFHHYDVIHFHASGPCAMIWLPHLLGIRTVATIHGIDSQRAKWGGFATKYLEFGEKCAAKYADELIVLSEGNKKFFKDTYGREATLIPNGIGKPEILEAEEITQQFGLKKDEYILFLARIVPEKGLHYLIKAYKQIHTDKKLVIVGGTSHSNDYVSKIKRAAREDERIMLLGFQQGKVLEELYSNAYLYVLPSDVEGMPISLLEAMSYGNCCLVSDINETAGVVADKGITFKKGDVEDLKQKLIELLDDQKEVRSYKEQAAEYVLSKYNWDDVVSRTINLYKCGLKAF; encoded by the coding sequence ATGAAAATCGCAATGATTGGCCATAAGCGAATACCATCGCGTGAGGGTGGAATTGAAATTGTTGTTGAAGAGTTGGCAACAAAAATGGTAGAAGAGGGACACGATGTCTATGTTTACAATAGGGCCGGACATCATGTTTCTGGAGCAGAAAATGATGTTCAGGTTGGAAAGATGTATAAGGGAATACATATCATCACAGTACCTACTTCGGAAAAAAAGAGTCTTAACGCTACTATCTATTCGATTTTGGCTACGCTTCATGCAGTTTTTCATCATTATGATGTTATACATTTTCATGCTTCCGGCCCATGCGCAATGATTTGGTTACCACATCTTCTTGGTATTCGAACAGTTGCTACCATTCATGGTATTGATAGCCAGAGAGCTAAATGGGGTGGTTTCGCTACCAAGTATCTTGAGTTTGGCGAAAAATGTGCTGCGAAGTATGCTGATGAGCTTATTGTTTTATCAGAGGGTAATAAGAAATTTTTCAAGGATACTTATGGTCGTGAGGCTACACTGATTCCAAATGGGATTGGAAAGCCTGAGATTCTTGAGGCAGAAGAAATCACTCAACAGTTTGGTCTTAAGAAGGATGAATACATTCTTTTCCTTGCACGTATAGTTCCAGAGAAGGGGCTTCATTATTTGATAAAGGCCTACAAGCAGATTCACACTGATAAAAAGCTTGTTATTGTTGGTGGCACAAGCCACAGTAATGATTATGTTTCAAAAATTAAACGTGCTGCCCGAGAGGATGAGCGCATTATGCTTCTTGGTTTTCAGCAGGGTAAGGTTCTTGAGGAGCTTTACTCAAATGCTTATCTCTATGTACTTCCTAGTGATGTGGAGGGAATGCCGATTTCTCTTCTCGAAGCAATGAGCTATGGAAACTGTTGTCTTGTTAGTGATATTAATGAGACAGCTGGAGTTGTTGCTGATAAGGGAATTACATTTAAGAAAGGGGATGTGGAGGACCTTAAGCAGAAGCTTATCGAACTTCTTGATGATCAGAAGGAGGTCCGTTCCTACAAAGAACAGGCTGCGGAATATGTCCTCAGCAAATACAATTGGGATGACGTGGTTTCACGTACAATCAATTTGTATAAATGTGGACTTAAAGCCTTTTAG
- a CDS encoding CpsD/CapB family tyrosine-protein kinase, whose translation MMKRLEIYRNDNYVLNDAFDQAVMNLHILKKQNGYKSFLICGCEAGNGTTTVAINLAAALASSGWKTVLIDGDMRKKNRYKRLNENVSEGLSDYLMDRVSLDQVICETTTENLSYIPCGELIDNPVRLLCSNKMNVARNELADTYDFIIYDMPAINAAMDAKVIAVNVDATILVSAIGDTTKRGLVDAANALTEVKANLIGTIVNKLEMDEYVASNADYDYFQNERYAKKLSKKNK comes from the coding sequence ATGATGAAAAGGTTAGAGATTTACAGAAACGACAATTATGTATTAAATGATGCCTTCGACCAGGCGGTTATGAATCTTCATATTTTGAAAAAGCAGAATGGTTACAAGAGCTTTCTCATCTGTGGCTGTGAAGCTGGTAATGGTACAACTACTGTTGCAATCAACCTTGCTGCAGCACTTGCAAGCTCTGGTTGGAAGACGGTTCTTATTGACGGTGATATGAGAAAGAAGAATCGATATAAGAGATTGAATGAGAATGTTTCTGAGGGCCTTTCTGATTACCTTATGGATAGAGTTTCTCTTGATCAGGTTATTTGTGAGACAACTACAGAGAATCTTTCATATATCCCATGTGGTGAGCTTATCGATAATCCTGTTCGCCTACTTTGCTCTAACAAGATGAATGTTGCTAGAAACGAGCTAGCTGATACATACGATTTTATCATTTATGATATGCCTGCTATCAACGCAGCAATGGATGCAAAGGTTATCGCTGTAAATGTTGATGCAACTATTCTTGTTTCAGCAATCGGCGACACTACAAAGCGTGGCCTTGTTGATGCGGCTAATGCTCTTACTGAAGTTAAGGCAAATCTTATTGGAACAATTGTTAACAAGCTTGAAATGGATGAGTACGTTGCGTCAAATGCAGATTATGATTACTTCCAGAACGAGCGTTATGCAAAGAAATTAAGCAAGAAGAACAAGTAG
- a CDS encoding Wzz/FepE/Etk N-terminal domain-containing protein, translated as MYKNELEIDVGRCLSALLKKKKFIGIITVLMFIVGVGLTLNVGEDMYSATATVYAAADGSINDTTAAVTAMNAYLNVANSYKVCQRAALIIGRSDVTAADVQGSVSVSSSANKSSSSTISNFMNSSATIISFTTYTADPALSMEMADAMAQSYAIEMADILKTDAVKTLDTAYSYRLAKNAKIQAWKKRVEFLAGGFVLACLVVVLCEIFDRKVRTVREASIREELPVIGIIPDYKE; from the coding sequence ATGTATAAAAATGAATTAGAGATTGATGTGGGAAGGTGCTTATCAGCATTACTTAAAAAGAAAAAGTTCATCGGAATCATCACAGTTCTGATGTTTATTGTGGGTGTAGGTCTTACACTTAACGTTGGAGAGGATATGTATTCTGCCACGGCTACAGTTTATGCAGCAGCAGACGGCTCTATTAATGATACGACAGCAGCAGTCACAGCTATGAATGCTTACCTTAATGTTGCAAATTCATACAAGGTTTGCCAGAGAGCTGCACTCATCATTGGTCGTAGTGATGTTACAGCTGCAGACGTTCAGGGCTCAGTTAGCGTTAGCTCTTCAGCTAATAAATCATCTTCGAGCACTATTTCAAACTTCATGAATAGCTCTGCTACAATTATTTCATTTACTACATACACAGCAGATCCAGCTCTTTCAATGGAGATGGCTGATGCTATGGCTCAGTCATATGCGATTGAGATGGCTGATATTTTGAAAACAGACGCTGTTAAGACTCTTGATACAGCATATTCATACAGATTGGCAAAGAATGCTAAGATTCAGGCTTGGAAGAAGAGAGTAGAGTTCCTTGCAGGAGGTTTCGTTTTAGCATGCCTCGTTGTTGTACTTTGTGAGATTTTCGACAGAAAGGTTCGTACAGTTCGCGAAGCTTCAATCAGAGAGGAACTTCCTGTAATCGGAATTATTCCAGATTATAAGGAGTAG
- the rfbB gene encoding dTDP-glucose 4,6-dehydratase yields MRTYLVTGGAGFIGSNYIHYMFKKYDNEIRIINVDKLTYAGNLENLKDIEDRDNYTFVKADICDKEAIRKIFQENDIDRVVHFAAESHVDRSIVNPEVFVQTNVLGTAVMLNCAKEAWELEDGSFKEGKKFLHVSTDEVYGSLPDDDNAFFYETTPYDPHSPYSASKASSDMLVKAYMDTYKFPANITNCSNNYGPYQFPEKLIPLIINNALQGKDLPVYGDGKNVRDWLFVEDHAKGIDMVQEQGKLFETYNIGGHNEKQNIQIIHIILDTLQEMLPDGDPRKELVSEKLIKYVTDRKGHDRRYAIAPDKIKAEIGWYPETCFEEGIKKTIAWFFEHEDWMKNVTSGDYQKYYSDMYSNK; encoded by the coding sequence ATGAGAACATATTTAGTTACAGGTGGAGCTGGGTTCATTGGCTCAAACTACATTCACTACATGTTTAAGAAGTATGACAACGAGATTCGTATCATCAACGTTGACAAGCTTACATACGCAGGTAACCTTGAGAACCTTAAGGATATCGAGGATCGTGACAACTATACATTCGTAAAGGCAGATATTTGCGACAAGGAAGCTATCAGAAAGATTTTCCAGGAGAACGATATTGACCGTGTTGTTCACTTTGCAGCAGAGTCACACGTTGACCGCTCTATCGTAAACCCAGAGGTTTTCGTTCAGACAAATGTACTTGGTACAGCTGTAATGCTCAACTGTGCTAAGGAAGCTTGGGAGCTCGAAGATGGCTCATTCAAGGAAGGAAAGAAGTTCCTCCATGTTTCTACTGATGAGGTTTATGGATCACTTCCAGATGATGACAATGCATTCTTCTACGAGACAACACCATATGATCCACATTCACCATACTCAGCATCAAAGGCTAGCTCAGACATGCTTGTAAAGGCTTACATGGATACATATAAGTTCCCTGCAAACATTACAAACTGCTCTAACAACTATGGCCCTTACCAGTTCCCAGAGAAGCTCATTCCACTTATCATCAACAATGCGCTTCAGGGCAAGGATCTTCCAGTATACGGTGATGGAAAGAACGTACGTGACTGGCTCTTCGTAGAGGATCACGCAAAGGGAATCGATATGGTCCAGGAGCAGGGTAAGCTTTTCGAGACATACAATATTGGTGGTCACAATGAGAAGCAGAACATCCAGATTATCCACATCATCCTTGATACACTTCAGGAGATGCTACCAGATGGAGACCCACGCAAGGAGCTCGTTTCAGAGAAACTTATCAAGTACGTAACAGACCGTAAGGGTCACGACAGACGTTACGCTATCGCTCCAGACAAGATCAAGGCTGAGATTGGCTGGTATCCAGAGACATGCTTCGAGGAAGGCATCAAGAAGACAATCGCTTGGTTCTTCGAGCATGAGGATTGGATGAAGAATGTTACTTCTGGAGATTACCAGAAGTACTATTCAGATATGTATTCAAACAAGTAA